A single Melopsittacus undulatus isolate bMelUnd1 chromosome 11, bMelUnd1.mat.Z, whole genome shotgun sequence DNA region contains:
- the TLR4 gene encoding toll-like receptor 4, which produces MGLNITGVPSEVPNTTQNLDLSFSNIRSLRANYFASVPELQLLDLTRCHLQTVEDNSFNGLHKLSTLILTGNPFQDLGPAAFYGLTSLKKLVLVENDITSLNDLPIGHLHTLQELNVGHNNIASLKLPKYFSNLTSLRHLNVFSNKITYISRGDLDVLKEVNRLNLTLVLSLNSIQCIEPGSFAKIHLRELVLRSSFENFHVMRSSLQGLTGLQVNRLIVGEFSDRQRLVDFQSGLLSGLCQVRMQEFVLISFRGFDNNTDTLFNCIGNVSSIRLVDLQLREISKVPMFSQVKQLECKKCKFKEVPARKLSLFKDLRSLRIIKSKNLNSFRETFVDLRNLELLDLSENRLSFSLCCSPKFHNCPNLKHLNLSFNADISVTGDFTNVKNLLYLDFQHTKLVGPGSYPVFLSLQKLIYLDISHTRTHVKSQCTFCGLNSLRVLKMAGNSFENNKLANNFKNLSHLHTLDISGCKLVHVDRSTFDALSELKELNISNNKLLSFDPVVYKPLQALTALDFSNNQLSVLLDSALDTLPDSLVLLDISQNLFDCSCVYKNFLKWIKEKQELLQNKESMICHTPTYVKNVTLSSFDLSSCQLNVGTVASSVTMLLAAVVFLFLIYKYYFQLYYSLVLLSGCKHSAERGDTYDAFVIHSSKDQEWVMKELVEPLEGGTPPFHLCLYYRDFLPGVPVVTNIIQEGFLSSRNVIAVISTDFLESKWCSFEFDIAQSWQLVEGKTGIIMIVLEEVNKALLRQRLGLSRYLRRNTYLEWKNKEISRHIFWRQLTGVLLEGKNWNHEQVKLM; this is translated from the exons ATGGGACTGAACATCACTGGAGTCCCCTCTGAAGTCCCAAACACCACCCAGAACTTGGATCTCAGTTTCAGTAACATAAGATCACTGAGGGCAAATTATTTTGCATCAGTCCCTGAACTGCAGCTTCTGGATCTTACAAG gtgcCACCTCCAGACAGTAGAAGATAACTCCTTTAACGGTCTTCATAAGCTTTCCACCTTAATTCTAACGGGCAATCCCTTCCAGGACTTGGGTCCAGCAGCCTTCTATGGCTTAACATCCCTGAAAAAGCTCGTGCTGGTGGAAAACGACATCACTTCTCTGAATGACCTACCCATTGGCCACTTGCATaccctgcaggagctgaatgTGGGCCACAACAACATTGCTTCATTGAAGCTTCCCAAGTATTTCAGCAACCTGACCTCTCTCAGGCACCTGAACGTTTTCTCTAACAAGATCACATATATCTCCAGAGGAGACCTTGATGTCCTGAAGGAAGTGAACAGACTCAATCTCACACTGGTGCTGTCCTTGAATTCCATCCAATGCATAGAGCCAGGGTCCTTTGCAAAGATTCACCTTAGGGAGCTGGTTTTAAGGTCTTCTTTTGAGAACTTCCATGTGATGCGCTCTTCTCTTCAAGGCCTGACTGGTTTACAGGTCAATAGGCTGATAGTGGGAGAATTCAGTGACAGACAGAGGCTGGTGGACTTTCAGAGCGGGCTCCTGAGTGGACTGTGCCAGGTACGAATGCAAGAGTTTGTCTTAATCTCTTTCAGGGGGTTCGATAATAACACAGACACTCTTTTTAACTGCATAGGCAACGTCTCCAGCATCCGCTTGGTGGACCTGCAGCTGAGGGAGATATCAAAGGTTCCTATGTTCTCTCAAGTGAAGCAGTTGGAGTGTAAGAAATGCAAGTTCAAGGAAGTGCCTGCCAGGAAGCTCTCTCTTTTCAAGGACCTGAGATCACTTCGTATTATCAAGAGCAAGAACCTCAACAGCTTCCGGGAGACATTTGTGGACCTGCGTAACCTGGAGCTCCTAGATTTGAGTGAGAATCGCCTCTCCTTCAGTCTCTGTTGTTCCCCTAAGTTCCATAACTGTCCCAACTTGAAGCACTTGAACCTCAGCTTCAACGCGGACATCAGCGTGACTGGAGATTTCACTAACGTGAAGAACTTGTTGTATTTGGACTTTCAGCACACAAAGTTAGTTGGTCCTGGCTCCTACCCTGTCTTCCTATCCCTTCAGAAACTCATTTACCTTGACATTTCCCATACCAGAACTCATGTTAAATCCCAGTGTACATTCTGTGGCCTGAACTCCTTGCGAGTGCTGAAGATGGCAGGCAACTCCTTTGAGAACAACAAACTGGCCAACAACTTCAAAAACCTGAGTCACCTCCACACCTTGGACATTTCAGGTTGCAAACTGGTGCATGTGGACCGAAGTACGTTTGATGCCCTCTCTGAACTCAAAGAGCTAAATATCAGCAATAATAAGCTACTGAGCTTTGATCCTGTGGTCTACAAGCCCCTGCAAGCCCTCACAGCCCTGGATTTCAGCAACAACCAGCTGAGTGTTCTCTTGGACTCAGCCCTGGACACCCTGCCGGACAGCCTGGTCCTGTTGGACATCTCTCAAAACCTCTTTGATTGCTCTTGTGTGTACAAGAACTTCCTGAAATGGAtcaaggaaaagcaggagctgctgcagaacaaGGAGTCCATGATATGCCATACACCTACATATGTGAAGAATGTGACCCTGTCAAGCTTTGATTTGTCCTCCTGCCAGCTCAATGTAGGCACAGTGGCATCCTCAGTGACCATGTTGCTTGCTGCAGTGGTGTTCCTCTTCCTGATTTACAAGTACTACTTTCAGCTCTACTACTCATTGGTGCTGCTCAGTGGGTGTAAGCACTCTGCAGAAAGAGGTGACACCTATGATGCATTTGTCATCCACTCCAGCAAAGACCAAGAATGGGTTATGAAAGAGCTGGTGGAACCCTTGGAAGGAGGAACACCTCCCTTCCATCTTTGTCTTTACTACAGGGATTTCCTACCAGGGGTTCCCGTCGTCACCAATATCATCCAGGAAGGTTTCCTGAGCAGCAGAAATGTCATTGCAGTCATCTCCACTGACTTCCTGGAAAGTAAGTGGTGTAGCTTTGAGTTTGACATTGCCCAGTCCTGGCAGCTGGTTGAAGGGAAGACTGGGATCATCATGATTGTACTAGAAGAAGTGAATAAGGCCTTGCTAAGGCAAAGGCTGGGGCTCTCCCGATACCTGAGGAGGAACACTTATCTGGAGTGGAAAAACAAGGAGATAAGCAGGCACATCTTCTGGAGGCAGCTGACAGGAGTCCTGTTAGAAGGCAAAAACTGGAATCATGAGCAGGTAAAGCTCATGTGA